In Methylomonas sp. ZR1, one DNA window encodes the following:
- a CDS encoding DciA family protein has translation MTRYRKNVFKTALDFDNKQLNLCVAKINAQQALLTIVRTALPAEIAPHAQHCVASGAQILLYCDSASWASQIRFFNRAILDKLHDAGHPYIVRLQVRIVPPTGEPIRPKRTPRLPSAENVGLIAQQIKQADEQDVLAAALARLGATLAKRLRED, from the coding sequence ATGACTCGTTATCGCAAAAATGTGTTTAAGACCGCGCTGGATTTTGACAACAAGCAGTTGAATCTGTGTGTGGCCAAAATTAACGCGCAACAGGCCTTGCTGACCATTGTCAGGACGGCGTTACCGGCTGAGATTGCTCCGCATGCTCAACATTGCGTGGCGTCAGGTGCGCAGATACTGTTGTACTGCGATTCGGCCAGCTGGGCATCGCAAATTCGGTTTTTCAATCGAGCGATTTTAGACAAATTGCATGATGCGGGGCATCCCTATATTGTCCGCTTGCAAGTACGGATTGTCCCGCCGACAGGCGAGCCGATTCGGCCAAAACGCACACCGCGCTTGCCGTCAGCGGAAAATGTCGGTTTGATCGCACAGCAGATTAAGCAGGCGGATGAACAGGATGTTTTGGCGGCGGCTTTGGCGCGTTTGGGTGCTACGTTGGCGAAACGCTTGCGGGAAGATTAG
- the lpxC gene encoding UDP-3-O-acyl-N-acetylglucosamine deacetylase: MIKQRTLKNTIRATGVGLHTGDKVYLTLHPSEPDTGIRFRRVDLETPVMIAARPENVGETKLSTTLVRDGVKVSTVEHLLSALAGLGIDNAIVDVSAAEVPIMDGSAGPFVFLLQSAGVVEQDVPKQYIRIKRAIRVEDGDKWAAFEPFEGFKVTFTIDFEHPAFSEHLKTAVMDFSSTTFVKEVSRARTFGFMKDIEFLRENNLALGGSLDNAIVVDDDKVLNEDGLRYADEFVKHKILDAIGDLYLLGYSLIGEYQGFKSGHALNNKLLLSLMNDKDAWEMVTFENAEDAPISFMHSAQTSARATG; this comes from the coding sequence ATGATTAAACAGCGTACTTTAAAAAACACCATCAGAGCCACCGGCGTTGGTTTGCATACCGGCGATAAAGTGTATCTGACCTTGCACCCCTCCGAGCCCGATACCGGCATCCGTTTTCGCCGCGTGGATTTGGAAACCCCGGTGATGATAGCCGCGCGCCCTGAAAATGTCGGCGAAACCAAGCTGTCCACGACTTTGGTCCGCGACGGCGTTAAGGTGTCCACCGTCGAACATTTGCTGTCAGCTTTGGCCGGTTTGGGCATAGACAATGCGATTGTCGATGTCAGCGCCGCCGAAGTGCCTATCATGGACGGCAGCGCCGGTCCGTTTGTGTTTCTGTTGCAATCGGCCGGCGTGGTCGAACAGGACGTCCCCAAACAATATATCCGTATCAAGCGCGCAATCCGCGTGGAAGACGGCGACAAGTGGGCCGCGTTCGAACCCTTCGAGGGTTTTAAAGTGACCTTTACCATCGATTTCGAACATCCGGCGTTTTCCGAGCATTTGAAAACAGCGGTGATGGATTTCTCTTCGACGACCTTCGTTAAAGAAGTCAGCCGAGCCCGTACTTTCGGCTTTATGAAGGACATCGAGTTTTTACGCGAGAACAATCTGGCGCTGGGCGGCAGTCTGGATAACGCCATCGTGGTGGACGACGATAAAGTGTTGAACGAAGACGGTCTGCGTTATGCCGACGAATTCGTGAAACACAAAATTCTCGACGCCATCGGCGACTTGTATTTGTTGGGTTACAGCCTGATTGGCGAATACCAGGGTTTTAAATCCGGCCACGCGCTGAACAACAAGTTGCTGCTGAGCCTGATGAACGACAAAGACGCCTGGGAAATGGTGACTTTCGAAAATGCCGAGGACGCACCGATTTCCTTTATGCATTCCGCGCAAACATCAGCACGCGCGACAGGATAA
- a CDS encoding D-alanine--D-alanine ligase, translating to MKPLRIKNAADFGKVAVLLGGSAAEREISLNSGNAVYQALKAQGIDAVAIDVTGSPIEALTNLKVDRVFNVIHGRGGEDGVLQAVLQVLDLPYTGSGVMASALSMDKLRTKLCWQGLGLSTPLWFVLKSETDIEACIAKLGFPVIVKPAQEGSSIGMSKATNRDELAAALELASQFRCDVYAEQWVQGQEYTVGVLDGEALPAIRLETPNTFYDFDAKYRANTTKYHCPCGLSAEREQQLQALAVQACQALNVKGWARVDVFIDSNGQSQLIEVNTVPGMTDHSLVPMAAKAVGISFEELVWRILETSMAGTGEPV from the coding sequence ATGAAGCCATTACGCATCAAAAATGCCGCCGATTTCGGCAAAGTCGCCGTGCTGTTGGGCGGCTCCGCTGCCGAACGCGAAATATCCTTGAACAGCGGCAACGCGGTATATCAAGCCTTGAAAGCGCAAGGCATCGACGCGGTAGCGATAGACGTGACCGGCAGCCCGATTGAGGCTTTAACCAATCTCAAAGTCGACAGAGTATTCAACGTGATCCACGGCCGCGGCGGCGAAGACGGCGTACTGCAAGCGGTTTTGCAAGTTTTGGACTTGCCGTATACCGGTTCCGGGGTGATGGCTTCGGCATTGAGCATGGATAAATTGCGTACCAAGTTGTGCTGGCAAGGTTTAGGCTTGAGTACGCCGCTATGGTTTGTACTGAAAAGCGAAACCGATATTGAAGCCTGCATCGCCAAACTGGGTTTTCCGGTGATCGTCAAACCTGCGCAGGAAGGCTCCAGCATCGGCATGAGCAAAGCCACTAACCGCGATGAACTGGCGGCCGCTTTGGAGCTCGCCAGCCAATTTCGTTGCGACGTGTATGCCGAGCAATGGGTACAGGGCCAGGAATACACCGTCGGTGTGCTGGACGGTGAAGCGCTGCCAGCCATCCGTTTGGAAACGCCGAATACCTTTTACGATTTCGACGCCAAGTACCGGGCCAATACCACGAAATACCATTGCCCCTGCGGCTTGAGCGCGGAGCGCGAACAACAATTGCAAGCCTTGGCGGTACAAGCCTGCCAGGCCTTGAACGTAAAAGGCTGGGCGCGGGTGGATGTGTTTATCGACAGCAATGGCCAATCGCAACTGATCGAAGTGAATACCGTACCCGGCATGACCGACCACAGTTTGGTGCCGATGGCTGCAAAAGCGGTGGGCATCAGTTTCGAGGAATTGGTCTGGCGGATTTTGGAAACCAGCATGGCGGGTACAGGTGAGCCGGTTTAG
- a CDS encoding UbiA family prenyltransferase encodes MTETSLAALVVDLDGTLTPTDTLVESVLQVCKRQPHAIFKLPFWLAKGRAAFKARVAQASALDVENLPYRTDLLDYLRAEKRKGRQLVLATAAHTDIADAVAKHLDLFDKVLGSDESRNLKGVNKLEAIRQAVGPNFIYAGDSKADLPIWRAAQAAILVNTSKPVAKFVREHTPIEQEFTANLNQIRLWLRALRVHQWLKNLLIFVPLLTAFSFDDLDKLGTVVLGFFGFSLAASATYMGNDLWDLDSDRNHPRKKFRPFASAELPILKGLAAACGLLLTGLVLALAVSQAFLGMLLLYLFVTTTYTWLLKSYVLIDVMVLSLLYTLRIIAGSVAASVATSSWLLAFSVFIFFSLALVKRCSELVALQQKGRETTHGRDYRAVDLVVLWPLGVSSALCAVVVFGLFITSAETQIRYLNPQLLWFVAIGLIYWLARLWIKTARGEMHDDPLVFAVRDFGSRITVLLMLFATLAAHFSHWE; translated from the coding sequence ATGACAGAAACTTCGCTAGCCGCGCTTGTCGTTGATTTGGATGGCACGCTGACGCCCACCGACACCTTGGTCGAATCGGTATTACAGGTCTGTAAACGGCAGCCGCACGCTATATTCAAATTGCCGTTTTGGTTAGCGAAGGGGCGAGCGGCGTTTAAAGCGCGCGTGGCGCAAGCATCGGCCCTTGATGTCGAGAATTTGCCTTATCGAACCGATTTGCTGGACTATCTGCGCGCGGAAAAACGCAAAGGTAGACAGTTGGTGTTGGCTACCGCGGCGCATACCGATATTGCCGATGCGGTTGCCAAGCATTTGGATTTGTTCGATAAGGTGTTAGGCAGCGACGAAAGCCGAAATTTAAAAGGTGTCAACAAGCTGGAGGCCATCCGCCAGGCAGTGGGGCCGAATTTCATTTACGCCGGCGACAGCAAGGCCGATTTGCCGATTTGGCGAGCCGCGCAAGCCGCAATCCTGGTTAATACCTCAAAGCCGGTCGCGAAATTTGTGCGGGAACATACACCGATAGAACAGGAATTTACTGCCAACCTGAACCAAATCCGGTTGTGGTTGCGCGCGCTGCGGGTGCACCAATGGCTGAAAAATTTGTTGATATTCGTGCCGCTGCTAACGGCTTTTTCGTTTGATGATTTGGATAAGTTGGGTACCGTTGTACTGGGCTTCTTCGGGTTTTCCTTGGCCGCGTCCGCCACGTATATGGGTAACGATTTGTGGGACCTGGACAGCGACCGTAATCATCCGCGTAAGAAATTTAGGCCGTTTGCCAGCGCTGAATTGCCCATTCTGAAAGGTCTGGCAGCCGCTTGCGGGTTATTGCTGACCGGCCTGGTGTTAGCGCTCGCCGTGTCGCAGGCCTTTTTGGGTATGTTGCTGCTGTATTTATTCGTCACCACTACTTATACATGGCTATTGAAATCCTATGTATTGATCGATGTAATGGTGCTATCTCTGCTGTATACGCTCAGGATTATTGCCGGTTCCGTGGCCGCGTCGGTAGCGACCAGTTCCTGGCTGTTGGCTTTTTCGGTGTTTATCTTTTTCAGTCTGGCTTTAGTCAAGCGTTGTTCCGAACTGGTCGCTTTGCAACAAAAAGGCCGGGAAACCACACACGGCCGCGATTATCGGGCGGTGGATCTGGTAGTGCTTTGGCCCTTGGGTGTCAGTTCCGCGTTGTGCGCGGTGGTGGTGTTTGGTTTATTTATTACCTCGGCGGAGACTCAGATACGTTACCTAAATCCGCAGCTGTTATGGTTTGTGGCGATAGGCTTGATTTATTGGTTAGCACGCCTGTGGATTAAAACCGCTCGCGGGGAAATGCACGACGACCCGCTGGTGTTTGCGGTTCGCGACTTCGGTAGCCGGATCACAGTGCTCTTGATGCTGTTCGCCACATTAGCCGCTCATTTTTCACATTGGGAATAA
- a CDS encoding pentapeptide repeat-containing protein: protein MTNLSIKTFLALFLASQSIAHAADLTRAQVEQMLAKADKQHPADLRRKDLTDLDLSNLDFRNADLWGADLRRSNLNKSNLQGLTLDLTVMTNIKLSAANLANTSIFGVSLMHADLSNADMSGSRVVAIMDGANLSHANLSNVQWAADMKNQSMGLMRASLKGANLTGANLSNAQLGRAMLKHAKLNNANLQNADLYSAEMDGANLTGANLTNANFSQAKLHDAIFTEAVTTGTRFDGAQNLPDSVKPTSSK, encoded by the coding sequence ATGACAAACTTATCGATCAAAACATTTCTAGCGCTATTTCTGGCGAGTCAAAGCATAGCCCATGCCGCCGATCTCACCCGCGCCCAAGTCGAGCAAATGCTGGCCAAGGCCGACAAGCAACACCCCGCCGACCTGCGCCGTAAGGATCTAACCGACCTGGACTTGTCGAATCTGGATTTTCGCAATGCCGACTTATGGGGCGCCGACCTGCGACGCTCCAATCTGAATAAAAGCAATCTGCAAGGCCTGACGCTGGATTTGACGGTGATGACCAATATCAAGCTGAGCGCCGCTAATCTAGCCAACACCAGCATCTTCGGCGTCAGCCTGATGCACGCCGACCTGAGCAACGCCGATATGAGCGGCAGCCGGGTAGTGGCGATCATGGATGGCGCGAATTTAAGCCACGCCAATCTCAGCAATGTGCAATGGGCGGCGGACATGAAGAATCAATCGATGGGCCTGATGCGCGCCAGCTTGAAAGGCGCCAATTTGACCGGTGCCAATCTCAGCAACGCCCAGCTTGGCCGGGCCATGTTAAAACACGCCAAACTGAATAACGCCAACTTACAAAACGCCGATCTGTATTCCGCCGAAATGGACGGCGCCAATCTGACCGGTGCCAATCTGACCAACGCCAATTTCTCGCAAGCCAAATTGCACGACGCGATTTTTACCGAGGCCGTGACGACCGGAACGCGCTTCGACGGCGCCCAAAACCTGCCCGATTCCGTCAAGCCCACCTCTTCCAAATAA
- a CDS encoding cell division protein FtsQ/DivIB, with protein sequence MSRFSVILMTALLIGGGWWTWQQFGVSALSSKPIRYVKIEGAFQYTSKDRLKEVLAPQMKQGYYQADMNAIHQAIKALPLVDKVDVKRVWPDAVHIKITEQKPVVRWGKSALLNKQGDLLVPDNIDEFKNLPLITGPDGQEKKLLEIMKGVYIVLKDKSMQLAEFHVNERRAWRIKLASGMEMQLGRKAPLENMQRFLKTMDLLGEEQLAQIASVDTRYPNGFAVTWKPEVTNIDWKAIVEKNKNLI encoded by the coding sequence GTGAGCCGGTTTAGTGTGATTTTAATGACCGCGCTGTTGATCGGCGGCGGCTGGTGGACTTGGCAGCAATTCGGTGTCAGCGCACTGAGCAGCAAGCCGATCCGCTACGTCAAGATTGAAGGCGCGTTCCAATACACCAGCAAGGATAGGCTGAAAGAAGTATTGGCGCCGCAAATGAAACAGGGCTATTACCAGGCCGACATGAACGCGATTCATCAAGCGATCAAAGCGCTGCCATTGGTGGATAAGGTCGATGTGAAGCGGGTGTGGCCGGATGCGGTGCATATCAAAATCACCGAGCAAAAGCCGGTGGTACGCTGGGGCAAATCGGCGCTGCTGAACAAACAAGGCGATTTATTGGTGCCGGACAATATCGACGAATTTAAAAATTTGCCGCTGATTACCGGCCCGGACGGCCAGGAAAAGAAGCTGCTGGAGATCATGAAAGGCGTCTACATCGTGCTGAAGGATAAATCGATGCAGCTCGCGGAATTTCATGTCAACGAACGGCGAGCCTGGCGGATTAAGTTAGCCAGCGGCATGGAAATGCAATTGGGTAGAAAAGCACCGCTGGAAAATATGCAACGCTTTTTAAAAACCATGGATTTATTGGGCGAGGAACAGCTGGCGCAAATAGCCAGCGTGGATACCCGGTACCCGAACGGCTTTGCAGTGACCTGGAAACCGGAAGTCACCAACATCGATTGGAAAGCAATCGTGGAAAAAAATAAAAACCTGATTTAA
- the ftsA gene encoding cell division protein FtsA, with the protein MAKKTDRNLLVGLDIGTSKVAAIVGEYRGGDEIEVIGIGTAPSKGLKKGIVVNLESTVHSIQRAIEEAELMAGCQIKSVFAGIAGSHIKSLNSHGIVAIKEKEVTQHDIDRVIDSARAVAIPADQKILHILPQEFVIDQQEGIKEPIGMSGIRLEAKVHMVTSSVSAEQNIVKCIRKCGLDVDDIVLEQLASCAAVLTDDEKDLGVCLIDIGGGTTDIAIFSEGAIKHTAVIPIAGDQVTNDIAVALRTPTKNAEEIKRQYACALTQLADPQQTIAVPSIGDREPRKISAQNLAEIVEPRYEELMLLVQAELRRSGYEDLIAAGMVITGGSSQVRGLVELAEEIFHMPVRMGVPLHVSGLTDVAENPIYSTAVGLLLYGKDHHGRALGMNDDGADLLSKIKSWFQGNF; encoded by the coding sequence ATGGCCAAAAAGACAGATCGAAATTTATTAGTGGGGCTGGATATAGGCACGTCGAAAGTGGCTGCTATCGTTGGTGAATACCGCGGTGGCGACGAAATCGAAGTGATTGGCATCGGCACCGCACCGTCCAAGGGCTTGAAAAAAGGCATCGTGGTCAATCTGGAATCGACCGTGCACTCCATCCAGCGGGCGATAGAAGAAGCCGAATTGATGGCGGGCTGCCAGATCAAATCGGTATTTGCCGGGATTGCCGGCAGCCATATCAAAAGCCTGAATTCGCACGGCATCGTCGCCATCAAGGAAAAGGAAGTGACCCAGCACGACATCGATAGAGTGATCGATTCGGCGCGGGCAGTGGCGATTCCGGCCGATCAGAAAATCCTGCACATCCTGCCGCAGGAGTTTGTGATCGACCAGCAGGAAGGCATCAAGGAGCCCATCGGCATGTCCGGCATTCGTTTGGAAGCCAAGGTGCACATGGTCACCAGCAGCGTCAGTGCCGAACAGAACATCGTCAAATGTATCCGTAAATGCGGGCTGGATGTGGACGACATCGTGTTGGAGCAACTGGCCTCCTGCGCGGCGGTATTGACTGACGATGAAAAAGATCTGGGCGTCTGCCTGATCGACATCGGCGGCGGCACGACCGATATTGCGATTTTCTCGGAAGGCGCGATCAAGCACACGGCGGTGATTCCCATCGCCGGCGATCAGGTGACCAACGACATCGCCGTGGCGCTGCGCACACCGACCAAAAACGCGGAGGAGATCAAACGCCAATACGCTTGCGCGTTGACGCAATTGGCCGATCCGCAACAAACCATCGCGGTGCCCAGCATCGGCGACCGCGAGCCGCGCAAAATTTCCGCGCAGAATCTGGCGGAAATCGTCGAGCCGCGTTATGAAGAATTGATGTTGTTGGTGCAAGCAGAGTTAAGAAGAAGTGGTTATGAAGATTTAATTGCCGCCGGCATGGTGATTACCGGTGGCAGTTCGCAAGTGAGGGGATTGGTCGAATTGGCGGAGGAAATCTTCCATATGCCGGTTCGCATGGGGGTACCGCTGCATGTATCCGGATTGACCGATGTAGCGGAAAACCCGATTTATTCGACCGCGGTGGGTTTGTTGCTGTACGGCAAGGATCATCACGGCCGGGCGTTAGGCATGAACGATGATGGCGCGGATCTGTTGTCAAAAATCAAAAGCTGGTTTCAAGGAAATTTTTAA
- the ftsZ gene encoding cell division protein FtsZ yields MKYELLDSSGTAVIKVIGVGGGGGNAVNHMVEDGIDGVQFICANTDAQALREMNVESIVQLGVELTKGLGAGTRPEVGRAAAEENRDRIREVIAGADMVFLTAGMGGGTGTGAIAVFAEVAKELGVLTVAVVSKPFDFEGSKKKGVADAGLRELEKLVDSLIIIPNQKLLPTLGNNKSLVEAFRAANDVLRDAVQGITELITHPGLMNVDFADVKTVMSNMGSAIMGTGVASGENRARLAAEKAIACPLLDDNNLQGARGILVNVTSNGDLGLNEFDEIGSIMHAFASEDADMKIGMAVNPAMGQEIKVTVVATGMGEKAKQAASPISLVKKVAAGEINYDQLDKPTIVRQQKQESTRESRFGAQPRNDVDLDYLDVPAFLRRQAD; encoded by the coding sequence ATGAAATATGAATTATTGGATAGTAGCGGCACCGCGGTTATCAAAGTCATCGGCGTGGGTGGCGGTGGCGGCAACGCGGTTAACCACATGGTGGAAGACGGTATCGACGGCGTGCAGTTTATCTGCGCCAACACCGATGCCCAAGCCCTGCGGGAAATGAATGTAGAGTCCATCGTGCAATTGGGTGTTGAACTCACCAAAGGCCTGGGAGCGGGCACTCGCCCTGAAGTCGGTAGAGCGGCGGCTGAAGAAAATCGCGACCGCATCCGCGAAGTCATTGCCGGCGCCGACATGGTGTTTCTGACCGCTGGTATGGGCGGCGGTACCGGTACCGGTGCCATCGCGGTATTTGCCGAAGTGGCGAAAGAACTGGGCGTGTTGACAGTCGCTGTCGTATCCAAACCTTTTGATTTTGAAGGTTCCAAGAAAAAAGGCGTGGCCGATGCCGGTTTACGCGAACTGGAAAAACTGGTCGATTCCTTGATCATCATTCCTAACCAAAAACTGCTGCCGACTTTGGGCAACAATAAATCGCTGGTAGAAGCCTTCCGCGCCGCTAACGACGTGTTGCGCGACGCGGTACAAGGCATTACCGAGCTAATCACTCACCCCGGCCTGATGAACGTCGACTTTGCCGACGTCAAGACTGTGATGTCCAATATGGGCAGCGCCATCATGGGCACCGGCGTCGCCAGCGGCGAAAATCGCGCCCGTTTAGCGGCGGAAAAAGCCATTGCCTGCCCATTGTTGGATGACAACAATCTGCAAGGCGCGCGCGGCATTTTGGTGAACGTCACCTCCAACGGCGACTTGGGCTTGAACGAGTTCGACGAAATCGGCAGCATCATGCACGCCTTCGCTTCCGAAGACGCCGACATGAAAATCGGTATGGCAGTTAATCCAGCGATGGGGCAGGAAATTAAAGTCACCGTCGTCGCCACCGGTATGGGTGAAAAAGCCAAGCAAGCGGCTTCGCCTATCAGTCTGGTGAAAAAAGTCGCGGCCGGCGAGATCAATTACGATCAATTGGACAAACCGACCATCGTCCGCCAGCAAAAACAGGAATCGACTCGGGAATCCCGCTTCGGCGCGCAACCTAGAAACGACGTCGATTTGGATTACTTGGATGTACCGGCTTTCTTGAGACGTCAAGCAGACTAA
- the murB gene encoding UDP-N-acetylmuramate dehydrogenase, which yields MVARGTLLNNEPLAKYTSWRVGGPAQHLYIPENKADLIEFIASLPAGEPLYWMGLGSNLLVRDGGIRGTVINTRGRLKEMYLADSERVYVEAGVPCAHVARFCADLGLTGAEFLAGIPGTMGGALKMNAGAFGGETWSIVERVEMINPRGEVILRDHHEFEVAYRSVKGLADEWFLSAQLKLSKGNSEASQQHIKALLEKRNASQPTNKPTCGSVFKNPPGDYAARLIEACGLKGFAIGGAVVSEKHANFIENRGNASSEDIEALIEHIQTQVRTQFGISLQTEVCRVGEKA from the coding sequence ATGGTGGCTAGAGGCACTTTATTAAATAACGAGCCACTGGCGAAATACACCAGCTGGCGGGTCGGCGGTCCGGCCCAGCACCTGTACATCCCGGAAAACAAGGCCGATCTGATCGAATTTATCGCCAGCCTGCCGGCCGGCGAACCGCTGTACTGGATGGGTTTGGGTAGCAATTTATTGGTGCGCGACGGCGGCATTCGCGGCACTGTGATCAACACCCGCGGCCGACTGAAGGAAATGTATCTCGCCGACTCCGAACGGGTTTACGTGGAAGCCGGCGTACCTTGCGCCCATGTCGCCCGCTTTTGCGCGGACTTAGGCTTGACCGGCGCCGAGTTTTTAGCCGGCATCCCCGGCACGATGGGCGGCGCACTGAAAATGAATGCCGGCGCGTTTGGCGGCGAGACCTGGAGCATTGTGGAACGGGTTGAAATGATCAACCCGCGCGGTGAAGTCATTCTGCGCGACCATCACGAATTTGAAGTGGCCTACCGTTCAGTCAAAGGTCTGGCTGACGAATGGTTTTTGTCAGCCCAGTTGAAATTGAGCAAAGGCAACAGCGAAGCCAGCCAACAACACATCAAAGCGCTGTTGGAAAAACGTAACGCCTCGCAACCGACCAATAAGCCGACTTGCGGCTCGGTATTCAAGAATCCGCCCGGCGATTACGCGGCGCGCTTGATCGAAGCCTGCGGCCTGAAAGGCTTTGCTATCGGCGGCGCGGTGGTGTCGGAAAAACACGCCAATTTTATCGAAAATCGCGGCAACGCCAGCTCGGAAGATATAGAAGCCTTGATCGAACATATTCAAACCCAAGTACGAACGCAATTCGGCATCAGTCTGCAAACTGAAGTCTGCCGGGTAGGTGAAAAAGCATGA
- the murC gene encoding UDP-N-acetylmuramate--L-alanine ligase has product MNRPHIDNQALGDIDKIHFVGIGGTGMSGIAEVLSNLGYSVSGSDIKGSAVTDRLQAMGVKVYFGHHADNVTDVDVVVTSTAVDRTNPEIVTAYENRIPVIPRAEMLAELMRFRFGIAVAGTHGKTTTTSLTTMMLAEGGLDPTFVIGGRLNSAGANAKLGLGKYLVAEADESDASFLFLQPMMAIVTNIDQDHMETYGGSYSKLKDTFLKFLHQLPFYGLAVMCIDDPGVCDVLPNVSKPVKTYGVSSYADVRAVDIRQDGLRTHFTVLRWGDLPPLQVTLNLPGWHNMLNALAATTIATALGVDDAAIVKSLAEFKGVGRRFQINGDVDFQGGKLTLVDDYGHHPRELAATLEALRQAWPSRRKVVVFQPHRYTRTRDLFEDFVEVLSSVDVLILLDVYSAGEAPITGADGKALSRSIRVRGQVDPVFVQNREDLATILAGIVEKDDVVLTMGAGNVGQIAAELPQQLAEALK; this is encoded by the coding sequence ATGAACCGCCCCCACATCGACAACCAAGCGCTGGGCGACATCGACAAAATCCATTTTGTCGGCATCGGCGGCACCGGCATGAGCGGCATCGCCGAAGTGCTATCCAACTTGGGCTATAGCGTGTCCGGCTCGGATATTAAAGGCTCGGCGGTTACCGATCGCCTGCAAGCGATGGGCGTCAAGGTTTATTTTGGCCATCACGCCGACAATGTGACTGATGTCGATGTGGTCGTCACCTCCACCGCTGTCGATAGAACCAACCCGGAAATCGTCACCGCCTATGAGAACCGTATCCCGGTGATTCCGCGCGCGGAAATGCTGGCGGAACTGATGCGTTTTCGCTTCGGCATCGCTGTAGCCGGTACCCACGGTAAAACCACCACAACCAGCCTGACCACGATGATGCTGGCCGAAGGCGGCCTGGACCCCACTTTTGTGATCGGCGGCCGTTTGAATAGCGCCGGCGCCAACGCCAAACTGGGTTTGGGTAAATATTTGGTGGCTGAGGCCGACGAAAGCGATGCGTCGTTCTTGTTCCTGCAGCCAATGATGGCGATTGTCACCAACATCGACCAAGACCATATGGAGACCTATGGCGGCAGCTACAGCAAACTCAAGGACACTTTCCTGAAATTCCTGCATCAATTGCCGTTCTACGGTTTGGCGGTGATGTGCATAGACGATCCGGGCGTCTGCGACGTGCTGCCTAATGTATCCAAGCCGGTGAAGACCTACGGCGTCAGTAGTTACGCCGACGTACGCGCTGTGGATATTCGCCAGGACGGCTTACGCACTCATTTCACGGTGTTGCGCTGGGGTGATTTACCGCCCTTGCAAGTCACGCTGAACCTGCCCGGCTGGCACAACATGCTGAACGCCTTAGCTGCGACGACTATCGCCACCGCCCTGGGTGTGGACGATGCGGCTATTGTAAAGAGTCTGGCGGAATTCAAAGGTGTGGGCAGGCGTTTTCAAATCAACGGCGACGTGGATTTCCAAGGCGGCAAGCTGACCTTGGTTGACGATTATGGCCACCATCCGCGCGAATTGGCCGCCACGCTGGAAGCCTTGCGCCAAGCCTGGCCGAGCCGCCGTAAAGTCGTCGTGTTTCAACCGCACCGCTACACCCGCACCCGCGACTTATTCGAAGATTTCGTCGAAGTATTGTCCAGCGTCGATGTACTGATTTTGCTGGACGTGTATTCGGCCGGCGAAGCGCCGATTACCGGTGCTGATGGCAAAGCCTTGAGCCGCTCGATCAGGGTGCGCGGCCAGGTTGACCCGGTATTCGTGCAAAACCGTGAAGACTTGGCGACCATCCTGGCCGGCATCGTCGAAAAAGACGACGTGGTATTGACCATGGGCGCCGGCAACGTCGGCCAGATCGCTGCCGAATTGCCGCAACAATTGGCCGAGGCCCTAAAGTGA
- a CDS encoding membrane protein gives MQILLIAIFSIVLSVAAQFMLKLGMSSVDVKQAMAGPLTPRLPWIVFTNKFVFAGFTLYGVGAIVWLKVLASWDVSKAYPLVGLGFALTVLIGMLLGETVTAFRVLGILLICEGVWLVANS, from the coding sequence ATGCAAATTCTACTGATCGCTATTTTTAGCATCGTCCTGTCTGTCGCCGCGCAGTTTATGCTGAAACTCGGCATGTCCAGTGTGGATGTCAAGCAGGCGATGGCCGGGCCGCTGACACCACGCCTGCCTTGGATCGTATTTACCAACAAATTTGTGTTTGCCGGGTTTACCTTATACGGTGTCGGCGCCATAGTTTGGTTGAAGGTTTTGGCATCCTGGGATGTCAGTAAAGCCTATCCCTTGGTAGGACTGGGTTTCGCATTAACTGTGCTGATCGGCATGCTGCTCGGCGAGACTGTCACTGCTTTCCGCGTCTTGGGCATTTTGCTGATTTGCGAGGGCGTTTGGCTGGTAGCCAATTCCTGA